The window GAGATACCCGATACGGTGTATAACGCTATTAATAGCAAGCTGGATAATTTGCTAAGCGAGACACCCGAAGTAAGTATTACCATTGCTGCCTGGAACGAAGAGGTGAATATGCTGCCTACCATTAGCTCACTTGCCGATAGCAGCACTAAAATTCCATTTGAAATTATTGTAGTAAACAACAACTCTACCGACAGGACACAGGAGGTATTGGATAAGTTGCATATTAAAAGTTTTCAGCAACCTATACAAGGTTGCGGCCCTGCGCGCCAGGTGGGCCTGGAACAAGCTAAAGGCAAATATATTTTAACGGCTGATGCCGATTGTATTTACCCCCCGGGTTGGATTGATGGTATGATAAATGCGCTTAAAGAATCCGGCGTGGTTTGTGTTTATGGCAGATACTCGTTCATAGCAAACGATCATGCACCTCGCTGGAAGCTGTACCTTTATGAAAAAATGAAGGACGTGATTGCCGAGGTGCGCCAGCAAAAACGCCCATATTTAAATACCCTGGGTATGACCATGGGGTATATACGTGAATATGCCTTAAAGGTAGGCTATGTAATGCAGCACATACGCGGCGAAGATGGGCGCTTAACTTTTGACCTGATGCAGTTTGGCAAAGTAAAACAGGTGAAGGATGATAAATACCGCACCTGGACAGGTACCCGCACCATCGATCAGGATAAAAGCTTGTTTAGGGCTATTTCCACCCGCGTAATTGGCGAACTGAAAAATTTAACCAGCTATTTAAAGCCCCATCCGCCGCACGATACCAAAACGTCAAAAAATTAACGGGCAGCAAGCATCATTATTAAGATATAGCCCTTACATTTAGGTTATAGTTATACATTTTATGCATATATAAAACACGCTTCAATTGGAAATAAAGCCACTTTTTAAAAACAAGCAATTCCTGTCTCTTGCGGGCAATGTTATTATGTCAATGTTAAACATTATAACTACCAGCATTTTATACCGCCATATGGCTAAGGAAGAGATTGGCGTTTGGTTTTTTTTTCAAACCACCTTTATTTTAATCGATACTTTCCGCACCGGGTTTTTACAAACGGCTTTTGTTAAGTTTTATGCGGGTGCCCAACCCGAACGGGCCGAAAACATTTTAGGTAGTACGTGGTACC of the Mucilaginibacter boryungensis genome contains:
- a CDS encoding glycosyltransferase family 2 protein, whose amino-acid sequence is MNAFSNPKWLDKYTFNYKSIDEIPDTVYNAINSKLDNLLSETPEVSITIAAWNEEVNMLPTISSLADSSTKIPFEIIVVNNNSTDRTQEVLDKLHIKSFQQPIQGCGPARQVGLEQAKGKYILTADADCIYPPGWIDGMINALKESGVVCVYGRYSFIANDHAPRWKLYLYEKMKDVIAEVRQQKRPYLNTLGMTMGYIREYALKVGYVMQHIRGEDGRLTFDLMQFGKVKQVKDDKYRTWTGTRTIDQDKSLFRAISTRVIGELKNLTSYLKPHPPHDTKTSKN